One segment of Actinomycetota bacterium DNA contains the following:
- a CDS encoding transglutaminase domain-containing protein: protein TKRYKIDIPPDPPGRDPVDVFVFDRHEGFCEQIAATMSLMLRASGVPSRIATGFGEGERNPFTGYWEVKNSDAHAWVEVFYPDQGWIPYDPTFGVPEASPSNTTFMLEPLARAIGRVIPAGAVVRLTQGLRDALGIAAFIPLLVVAAGVPATFVMRRRRRHRRTVHPGPRGRVVEAWLSLEDALAAVGLERMPHETVREFLPRAAVHPSVDAAELRRLADTFSRVRYGREPGEREAAACEQAAWRIRDALRGARPPVFSTSR from the coding sequence AACGAAGCGTTACAAGATCGACATCCCTCCGGACCCACCCGGACGAGACCCGGTGGACGTTTTCGTCTTCGACCGGCACGAGGGGTTCTGCGAGCAGATCGCGGCCACGATGTCGCTGATGCTGCGGGCCTCCGGAGTCCCGAGTCGCATCGCCACCGGTTTCGGCGAAGGAGAACGAAACCCGTTCACCGGCTACTGGGAAGTCAAGAACTCAGACGCCCATGCGTGGGTGGAGGTGTTCTACCCCGACCAGGGCTGGATCCCGTACGACCCGACCTTCGGGGTGCCGGAGGCCAGCCCCAGCAACACGACGTTCATGCTCGAGCCCCTGGCGAGGGCGATCGGCAGGGTGATCCCGGCGGGCGCGGTGGTACGGCTGACTCAGGGGCTGCGCGACGCTCTCGGAATCGCGGCGTTCATCCCCCTGCTGGTGGTCGCTGCCGGAGTGCCGGCGACTTTCGTGATGCGCCGCCGGAGGCGGCACCGCAGGACCGTCCATCCCGGCCCCCGGGGCCGGGTGGTCGAGGCGTGGCTGTCGCTGGAAGACGCGCTGGCAGCCGTGGGATTGGAAAGGATGCCGCACGAGACCGTTCGCGAGTTCCTTCCCCGCGCGGCCGTCCATCCGTCGGTGGATGCGGCGGAGCTGAGGCGGCTGGCGGACACCTTCTCGCGCGTGCGTTACGGCCGGGAGCCGGGCGAGCGGGAGGCGGCGGCCTGCGAGCAGGCGGCCTGGCGGATTCGCGATGCGCTGCGGGGGGCCAGGCCGCCGGTGTTCTCTACCAGCCGCTGA
- a CDS encoding S9 family peptidase, with protein sequence MQTTTKLIPREILFGNPEKVSPTISPDGTKLAYLAPKDGVLNVWVKTIGSDDDKVVTDDRDRGIRGYFWAKDNRHVMYVQDVGGDENFRLYWVDLQTGDTRDLTPFEKVQVQVVKQSKHHPNHILLGINKDNPQLHDVYRLDLTTGDLEKVAENPGFIGWVVDFDMKVRGAMAPQPDGGFVLVHRETEQDEWKPIVQWGPQDALSSGPAGFTRDGQHMYLIDPRNANAGKLVKLNVGTGDIEVIAEDPKYDVAGAVIHPDTTEVQMIAFLRSRLEWQVLDESIRADIDVISGLEPGDYGISSRDDEDRTWLVSFDRDNGPVSYYAYDRASKQATFLFHHRPELNDYPLAEMDPISFKSRDGLDIHGYITFPLGVERKNLPLVLDVHGGPWARDSWGFNPEAQWLANRGYACLQVNFRGSTGYGKDFVNAGDREWGGKMQDDLTDAVKWAIDQGFADPDRVCIYGGSYGGYAALAGATFTPDLYKCAVDLVGPSSLLTFINTIPPYWMPLVQLFHHRVGHPEQDAEFLKTRSPLFHVDRIKIPMLIAQGANDPRVNQAESEQIVEAMKKKGIDHEYMLFPDEGHGFAKPENRMKFYEAVERFLARHLGGRSEN encoded by the coding sequence GTGCAGACCACCACAAAGCTCATCCCCCGCGAGATCCTCTTCGGCAACCCCGAGAAGGTCTCTCCCACGATCTCCCCCGACGGCACCAAGCTCGCGTACCTGGCCCCCAAGGACGGCGTCCTCAACGTATGGGTGAAGACGATCGGGTCCGACGACGACAAGGTGGTCACCGACGACCGTGATCGCGGGATCCGCGGCTACTTCTGGGCCAAGGACAACCGTCACGTGATGTACGTGCAGGACGTGGGCGGCGACGAGAACTTCCGGCTGTACTGGGTCGACCTGCAGACCGGCGACACCCGGGACCTGACTCCGTTCGAGAAGGTCCAGGTGCAGGTCGTGAAGCAGAGCAAGCACCACCCCAACCACATCCTGCTGGGCATCAACAAGGACAACCCGCAGCTGCACGACGTCTACAGGCTCGACCTCACCACCGGCGACCTCGAGAAGGTGGCCGAGAACCCCGGCTTCATCGGGTGGGTCGTCGACTTCGACATGAAGGTCCGCGGTGCCATGGCCCCGCAGCCCGATGGTGGCTTCGTCCTCGTCCACCGCGAGACGGAGCAGGATGAATGGAAGCCGATCGTGCAGTGGGGGCCGCAGGATGCGCTGTCGTCCGGTCCCGCAGGCTTTACCCGGGACGGGCAGCACATGTACCTCATCGACCCCCGCAACGCCAATGCCGGAAAGCTGGTGAAGCTGAACGTCGGCACCGGCGACATCGAGGTCATCGCGGAGGACCCCAAGTACGACGTGGCCGGCGCGGTCATCCACCCGGACACCACCGAGGTGCAGATGATCGCGTTCCTGCGCTCGCGCCTGGAGTGGCAGGTCCTGGACGAGTCCATCCGCGCGGACATCGACGTCATCTCCGGACTCGAGCCCGGGGACTACGGAATCTCCAGCCGCGACGACGAGGACCGCACGTGGCTGGTGTCGTTCGACCGGGACAACGGTCCCGTGTCCTACTACGCCTACGACCGGGCCTCCAAGCAGGCCACGTTCCTGTTCCACCACAGGCCGGAGCTCAACGACTACCCGCTGGCGGAGATGGATCCCATCTCGTTCAAGTCGCGCGACGGCCTCGACATCCACGGCTACATCACTTTCCCCCTTGGGGTGGAGCGCAAGAACCTGCCGCTGGTCCTCGACGTGCACGGCGGACCGTGGGCACGGGACTCCTGGGGCTTCAACCCTGAAGCGCAGTGGCTTGCCAACCGCGGCTACGCCTGCCTGCAGGTGAACTTCCGGGGGTCCACAGGCTACGGAAAGGACTTCGTCAACGCGGGCGACCGCGAGTGGGGCGGCAAGATGCAGGACGACCTCACGGACGCCGTGAAGTGGGCCATCGACCAGGGCTTCGCGGACCCCGATCGGGTCTGCATCTACGGCGGCTCCTACGGAGGTTATGCCGCGCTGGCGGGAGCCACCTTCACACCGGACCTGTACAAGTGCGCGGTCGACCTAGTGGGTCCGTCGAGCCTGCTCACCTTCATCAACACGATCCCGCCCTACTGGATGCCCCTGGTCCAGCTGTTCCATCACAGGGTGGGTCACCCCGAGCAGGACGCGGAGTTTTTGAAGACGCGATCGCCGCTATTCCACGTCGACCGGATCAAGATTCCAATGCTGATCGCGCAGGGCGCCAACGACCCCCGCGTGAACCAGGCGGAGTCCGAGCAGATCGTGGAAGCGATGAAGAAGAAGGGAATCGACCACGAATACATGCTGTTCCCCGACGAGGGCCACGGTTTCGCCAAGCCGGAGAACCGCATGAAGTTCTACGAGGCCGTGGAGAGGTTCCTCGCCCGGCACCTGGGCGGGCGGTCGGAGAACTAG